A window of the Bos indicus x Bos taurus breed Angus x Brahman F1 hybrid chromosome X, Bos_hybrid_MaternalHap_v2.0, whole genome shotgun sequence genome harbors these coding sequences:
- the LOC113887970 gene encoding melanoma-associated antigen B5-like, with protein sequence MPRSKKSKARGGDKCPQAQGKTQSCGGAQAIATAEEESTTSSLQCEDITQSLPGAESCSTSRERQRVPTIATTALFSYTRSCEAFNGQSKYRALAYEVPPFTETPGTDCLTRKPSFLEQFLLYKYKMKQLMMKEDILKIIHQSHHDRFAEILKRASERIELVFAVDLKEVDSVVPCYNLISKLKLPNNGRVRGGRGLPKTGLLMNLLGMIFLKGNCAAEEDIWKYLGTMRVYAGRKHFIFGEPRKLITKDLVRLKYLEYRQVANSDPPRYEFLWGPKAHLETSKMKVLEFLAKVNDAVPSDFPAYYEEALQDEEEKAQGMHAAKPDTTVKVSTPPRGHAQYYHPTHKEVCEVFTPSQENITSQ encoded by the coding sequence ATGCCTCGAAGTAAGAAGAGTAAGGCCCGTGGTGGTGATAAATGTCCCCAAGCCCAAGGCAAGACCCAGAGTTGTGGTGGTGCTCAGGCCATAGCAACAGCAGAAGAGGAGTCCACTACCTCCTCTCTTCAGTGTGAAGATATTACCCAGAGTCTGCCTGGTGCTGAGTCATGTAGCACTTCTCGGGAGCGTCAAAGAGTACCGACCATCGCCACTACTGCTCTCTTTTCTTACACTAGATCTTGTGAAGCATTCAATGGCCAATCCAAGTATAGGGCACTTGCCTATGAGGTCCCACCCTTCACTGAGACCCCAGGAACTGACTGTTTAACCAGGAAACCTAGCTTTTTGGAGCAGTTCCTTCTGTacaagtataaaatgaagcagctCATGATGAAGGAAGACATACTGAAGATTATCCACCAAAGCCACCATGACCGATTTGCTGAGATTCTCAAGAGAGCCTCTGAACGCATTGAGCTAGTCTTTGCGGTAGATCTGAAGGAAGTTGATTCAGTCGTTCCCTGCTATAATCTGATCAGCAAATTGAAGCTCCCCAACAATGGGAGGGTGCGTGGTGGAAGGGGTTTACCCAAGACTGGTCTCCTGATGAATCTCCTGGGTATGATCTTCCTGAAGGGCAACTGTGCCGCTGAGGAAGACATCTGGAAATACCTGGGTACGATGCGAGTATATGCTGGAAGAAAGCACTTTATCTTTGGAGAGCCCAGAAAGCTCATCACCAAAGATTTAGTGAGGCTGAAGTACCTGGAGTACCGCCAGGTTGCCAACAGTGATCCTCCACGTTATGAGTTTCTCTGGGGCCCCAAAGCACATCTTGAAACCAGCAAGATGAAAGTCCTGGAATTTTTGGCAAAGGTCAATGATGCTGTTCCCAGTGACTTCCCCGCTTATTATGAAGAAGCTTTGCAAGATGAAGAAGAGAAAGCCCAAGGCATGCATGCAGCCAAGCCTGACACTACTGTCAAAGTCAGTACACCTCCCAGGGGACATGCTCAATATTATCATCCCACCCATAAAGAAGTATGTGAAGTTTTTACCCCCAGCCAGGAAAATATAACATCACAATAG